DNA from Hyalangium gracile:
ACCAGCATCACCAGCCCGACCTGGCAGAACACGTCGTTGGCCAGCCCGCGCAGCACCTGCAGCCCCAGCGCGCCCAGGATGGCCAGCGGCACCGAGAGGATCACCACGAACGGCAGGCTGAAGCTCTCGTACTGCGCCGCGAGCACCAGGAACACGAAGACCAGGCCCATGGCGAAGATGATGATCGTCTGCCCGCCGCTCTCCTTCTGCTCCAGGCTGATGCCCGTCCACTCGGCCGTCATGCCCGGGGGGAGGTGCTGGGCCGCCAGCGTCTCCATGGCCTCCAGCGCCTGTCCGGAGGACACGCCCGGCGCGCCCTGGCCGTTGATCTCCGCCGAGCGGAACAGGTTGTAGTGGCGGATGACCTGCGCGGACGTGGTGGGCGCCACCTTCACCAGGGACTCCAGCGGGATCATGTCCCCACTGTCGCTGCGCACGTAGAAGGAGCCGATGTCCGACGGGCTGTCCCGGAACTGCTGATCGGCCTGCAGGTACACGCGGTAGGTGCGGCTGGCGTAGTTGAAGTCGTTGACGTACTGGCTGCCCATGTAGAGCTGCAGGGTGCTGAAGATCTGCTCGATGGGCACGCCCAGCGCCTTGGCCTTCTGGCGATCCACCTCCACGTCCAGCAGCGGCGAGTCCGCGGTGAAGGAGGAGAAGACGCCGCGCAGGGTGCCTTCCTCGTTGCCCCGGGCCACCAGCTCCGCCACGGCCGCGCCCAGGTTGTCCAGCGTGCCGGTGCCGGAGGTGTCCTCGAGGATGAACTGGAAGCCGCCCACCTGGCCCACGCCGCGGATGGCCGGCGGCTGGAAGGGCAGCACGCGCGCCTCGCCGATGCGGCCCAGCGGGCCACGCAGCCGCTCCACGATGCCGGCCACCGAGTGCTCCCGGCCCACGCGCTCCTCCCAGGGCTTGAGCATGACGAAGGCGGTGGCGATGTTGGGGCCGGAGCCCGTGAAGGAGAAGCCACCGATGACGAACATGGTCGTCACCTCGGGCTGGGCCCGCAGCACGTCCTCCACCTGGAGCAGCACCTTCTGCGTCTGCGCCAGCGACATGCCGTCCGGACCCTGCACGGAGATGATGAGGTAGCCCTGGTCCTCGTCGGGGATGAAGCCCGTGGGCACCGCGCGGAACAGCGCCACCGTGCCGCCCACGCACAGGAAGAAGGCCAGCAGCACCAGCACCGGCCGCTTGAGCAGCACGCCCAGCGCCCGCCCGTACGAGCGCTTCGTCCAGTCGAGCGCCTGGTCGATCTTCCGGAAGACGATCCACTTCGGCCCGTGGCCGTGGCGCAGCAGCCGGGCGCTCAGCGCCGGGGTGAGGGTGAGGGCGCAGAAGGTGGACAGCGCCACCGAGGCGGCGATCGTCAGCGCGAACTGCCGGTAGATGGCGCCCGTGGTGCCCGGGAAGAAGGCCACCGGGACGAACACCGCCACCAGCACGATGGAGATGGCCACCACCGCGCCGGACACCTCCTTCATGCCCTCGCGCGCCGCCTGTCGGGCGCTCAGCCCCTTCTCGGACATCAAGCGCTCGATGTTCTCGATGACCACGATGGCGTCATCCACCACCAGGCCCGTGGCCAGCGTCAGGCCGAAGAGGGTGAGCGTGTTGATGGAGAAGTCGAACAGCTTCACGAAGGCGAAGGTGCCCACCAGCGACACCGGCAGGGTGATGGCGGTGATGAGCACGCTGCGCCACCCGTGCAGGAACAGGAAGATGACCAGGATGACCAGGATGATGGCCTCGATGAGGGTGCGGACCACCTCCTTGATGGAGGCGCGCACCGCCAGCGTGGTGTCCGTGCCCGGCTTGTACTCCATGCCCGGCGGGAACTGCTTGGACAGCCGCTCCATCTCCTTGGTCACCGCGTCGCGCACGTCCAGCGCGTTGGCCGTGGGGAGCTGGAAGATGCCCAGGCCCACGCCCTCGTAGCCGGTGAAGCGCATCATCTGCCCGTAGTTCTCCGCGCCCAGCTCCGCGTGGCCCACGTCCCGCACGCGGACGATGCGCCCGTCGTTGGTGCGCTGCAGGACGATGTCGTTGAACTCCTCGGGCTCGATGAGCCGGCCGCGCGCGCGCACCGCGAGCTGGTAGGGCTGATCCTCCCGAGAGGGGGACTGGCCCACCTGGCCCGCCGCCACCTGCAGGTTCTGCTCCTGCAGCGCGCGCTGCACGTCCTGCGGGGTGAGCTTGCGGCGCGCCAGCTCCGTGGGATCCAGCCACAGGCGCATGGAGAACTTGCGCTCGCCGAAGATGCGCACCTCGCCCACGCCGCGCACGCGCTTGATGGCGTCCTTCAGGTTCACGTCCGCGTAGTTGCTGAGGAACTTCGAGTCGTAGGTGCCGTTGGGGCTGTAGAGGCCGAAGCTCATCAGCAGCTGGCTGGAGGCCTTGTTGACGACGATGCCCGTCTGGTTCACCTGCGCGGGCAGGCGCGCGGCGGCGCGGCTGACGCGGTTCTGCACGTCCACCGCCGCCACCTCGAGATCGCGCGTGGGCTCGAAGGTGATGGTGATGTTGCTGGTGCCGTCGTTGCTGCTCGTGGAGGAGATGTAGCGCATGCCCTCCACGCCGTTGAGCTCCTGCTCGAGCGGGATGGTGACGGCCGTCTCCACCACGTCGGAGCTGGCGCCCACGTAGTTGGCGGTGACCGTCACCTGGGGCGGCGCCAGGTCCGGGTACTGCGAGATGGGCAGCGTGGGGATGGCCAGCACGCCCACCAGCGTCAGCAGGATGGAGCAGACCGCCGCGAAGATGGGCCTGCGGATGAAGAAGTCGACGAACACGGTGCTTACGCCCTCTCTCTGTCTGCCGGGCCCGGACTAGCGGGCGCCTCCGGTCGAACCGCCGCCCTCGTTGCCCGCGGACGAACCCACCACGGAAGGCATGGCGGCCGCCTTCACCTTCACCGGCGCCCCGTCACGCAGCGACTGGAGCGAGGACACGGCGACGCGATCACCCTCGCGCAGGCCGTTCTCCACGATGTAGTTCCGCTCTCCCAGGCTGCCCAGGGTGATGGGGCGCCGCTGCACCACCGTCTTGCCTTCCTTCTCCTGCACCACGAAGGCGAAGGGCTGGCCGCTCTGGCGCACCACCGCGAGCGCCGGCAGCTGCAGGGCGCGGCGGGTGGAGTACACCAGGCGCGTGCGCACCAGCTCGTTGGGGCGCAGGCCCACGGTGTTGCGGAAGGCGGCCTTGAGCTCCACCAGCTGCGTGCGCGGATCGGCCTGCGGAGCGACGAAGAAGACGGGGCTGGACATGAGCACCTTGCCCTCCGCGTCGAGGATCTCCAGCGGCGTGTTCGGCTGCAGCGCGCGGGCACGCGTCGAGGGCACGGACACGCTCACCTCGAGCACGTCCGCCTGGGCCACGCTGGTCAGCGGCGTGGTGGCCCCGACGAAGTCACCCACGCGCACCAGCACGTCACCCACGGTGCCGGCGAAGGGCGCGCGCACCACGTAGTACTGGAGCTGCACCTCGCGCTGGGACACCTGCGCGGAGGCGGCGCGGGTGGCGGCCTCGGCCGTCTGCGCCTGCGAGCGGGCACGCTCCAGCTCCTGGGCGCTCACCAGCCCCTCCTTATAGAGGGCCTCGGTGCGCTCCAGCGTCTGCCGCGCCAGCTCCAGCGCGGACTGGGCGGAGCTGCGCTGGGCCTGGGCGCTCTCGAGCGCGGCGGACTCCTGGCGCGCGTCCACATCCAGCAGCGCCGCTCCCGCCTCCACCTTCTGGCCGGGGTTCACGTGGATGCGGCGCACGTAGCCGGCAACCTGCGGCAGCACGTTGACGCTCTGCCGCGAGAGCAGGCTGCCCAGGTACTCGCCCGTGTCGCGCGTCTCGCTCGGCGCCAGCGTCACCGCCTCCACCTCGCGGGGAGGGGGCGGCGCCTTCGGAGGCGGCGGGCTGCCGCAGCCCACCACCGTGGCCACCAGGGCCAGGCCCCACACACTCTTCATCAGCGCCTCAGGGGGGCGCACCCGTCTCACCAGTCGCACCGGGCCTCCGTCAAGAATGCATCCAGGCGTGCCTGGACGAGCTCGAACTCACGCAGCGCCAGGGCCAGCTCCGCCTGACGCAATGCCGCCGCGCTCTGAACAAGCTCGAGGCTACCGCTGCGGCCAATCTCGAATGAACGGCGGGTCAGTTGGTCCGTCTGCTCGGCGAGCGAGCGACCCTCCGCTGCTGTCTTCACTAACGCCTCGGCCACCTCCACGCCGCGCCGGGTGCGAGCCACCTCCAGCTCCACGTCGCGCCGGGTGCGCTCCAGCGTCGCCGCCGCCTGCCGCTCGATGCCGGCACGCTCGCGCACCAGGCCGCCGCGCAGGCCGCCTTCCCAGATGGGCACCGACAGCACCGCGGCGATGTTCCACGTCAGCACACGGCCCGGGCCGGGCTCGGTGGTGAAGGCCAGCGCGTTGCTGGTGAGGGCCAGCGTCGGCAGGTAGCCGGCCGTGGCCTGGCGGCGACTGTCTCGGGCGGACTCGAGCTGGGAGCTGGCGGCCACCAGGTCCGGCCGCTCGTTCACGGCCTTCAGCGGCGCGCAGCTCTCCTGGGTCTGCACCACCAGCCCCTGGAGCTGGAAGCCCTGCGTGACGCCCACGCCCTGATCGAGGCCCAGCGCCAGGCCGAGCGCCTCGCGCGCCCGGCGCAGCTGCTCGTCGCCGGAGATGAGGGACTGGCGCGCCACCTCCACGTCCTGCCGCGTGCGTGCCAGGTCCAGCTGCGTGGCCGCGCCCAGCTCCACCGTGCGCTGGACGAGGGCGGCGCGCTCGAGCGCCTGCCGCAGCCCCAGCCGGTTGAGCTCCGCGGCGCGCTCGGCGGACACCACCGCCACCAGCGTGCGCGCCAGCCCCAGCGTCAGCCGGCGCTGGACGTCCTGCAGGCTGGCCTCGGCGCTGCGCTGGGAGGCCTCGGCCGAGGACAGCCCCCGCCACGCGCTCACGTCCACCAGCGACTGCGTCAGCGCCACCGTCCCGGAGCCCAGGGGCGCGGTGGGGGTGCGTCCATTCTCGGAGGGGGGCAGGTTCAGCACGCCGCCCGAGCTGGCCAGCACGGGGTTGTCGGGGTGGAGCACGTCCACGGCAACGCCGCCCGACAGGCGCGCGTTGGGCAGGAGCGCGGCCAGCGCCTGGCGCCACCGTCCCTCGGCGCGCTCCACGCCGGCCTGAGCGCTGTCCAGATCCGTGGAGCGCTCCCTCAGCAGCGCGAGGGCCTCCTCCCAGCTGGCCACCTGGCGTGACGCGGGCGGGACGGGGGCCAGCATGGGGTCCTCGACCTTGGGCTGGAACGGGGTGGGAGGGGGCAGGGGGGCGGCGGGCTGCGCCAGGGCCGCGGTGCTGAAGAGCCCGACGAGGAGCGCGAGGCGAAGGGGCATACCAGGGGCGGAAGGCGAGGGGACTGCCCCGACGGACCTTTCCGGCGCTCGCCCTGGAGCAGCCGTGTTCATCGGTGCAGTTGACAATCGTTGCAAAGTGCAACCATTAATACGTGCAATGAACCTCGCGGAGCAAGTCGCTTCTGTTCGCCGCGCCATTCACCGGCTGCTCAAGCGCCGGCTGAGCAAGCGTACGGATCGACCGTTCACGCAGATGTTGGTTCTCAAAGTGATCGACCGGGGTGGGATTCGCAGCCAGGCGGCGATCGCGGAGCAGCTGGTGATGGATGCGCCCGCGGTGAGCCGGATGGTGGATCGGCTGGTGGAGGACGGGCTGCTGAGTCGCTGCGAGGGAGCCGATCGCCGCTGCGTGCGCCTGGAGGTGACGGAGGCGGGCCGCAAGGAGCTGGCGGTCTGTCTGTCCGAGCTGGAGCGGCTCGAGGGCGAGATGCGCAGGCACCTCACGGTGGAGGAGATGAAGACGCTCCACCAGCTGCTGGAGAAGGTGCACGCCGGGGTACAGCGCGCCGACTCCTCCGAGGATGAGGAGCCGGCGACGTAGGGGGGCTGGAGCGCCTTACGGCCCCTGGACGCCGAAGCAATCGTCCACGCACGAGGAGAACGCCTCCGCGCAGGTGCGGGACTCGACGCACTGCGAGCACTCCTCGACCTTCTCCCGGTGGTTCTCGTTGTCGTTGGCCTCCTCGCACCTGTCGGCGCACTGCCCGGTGTCGAGGTCCGCGTTGAGGCACTCCTTGTAGTGGTCACAGTAGCTCTGGCAGTGGCTCGAGCATCCCGTCGCGCCGAGCAGCGACAGGGTGGCCAGCAGGACTCCCGTCATCAGGTTCTTCATGTCGTTCCCTCCGGGCGCGGATGCTCGCATGGGAGTCCGGGCACGGCCAGCCTCATGCGCTGGCGGCCGA
Protein-coding regions in this window:
- a CDS encoding efflux RND transporter permease subunit, producing MFVDFFIRRPIFAAVCSILLTLVGVLAIPTLPISQYPDLAPPQVTVTANYVGASSDVVETAVTIPLEQELNGVEGMRYISSTSSNDGTSNITITFEPTRDLEVAAVDVQNRVSRAAARLPAQVNQTGIVVNKASSQLLMSFGLYSPNGTYDSKFLSNYADVNLKDAIKRVRGVGEVRIFGERKFSMRLWLDPTELARRKLTPQDVQRALQEQNLQVAAGQVGQSPSREDQPYQLAVRARGRLIEPEEFNDIVLQRTNDGRIVRVRDVGHAELGAENYGQMMRFTGYEGVGLGIFQLPTANALDVRDAVTKEMERLSKQFPPGMEYKPGTDTTLAVRASIKEVVRTLIEAIILVILVIFLFLHGWRSVLITAITLPVSLVGTFAFVKLFDFSINTLTLFGLTLATGLVVDDAIVVIENIERLMSEKGLSARQAAREGMKEVSGAVVAISIVLVAVFVPVAFFPGTTGAIYRQFALTIAASVALSTFCALTLTPALSARLLRHGHGPKWIVFRKIDQALDWTKRSYGRALGVLLKRPVLVLLAFFLCVGGTVALFRAVPTGFIPDEDQGYLIISVQGPDGMSLAQTQKVLLQVEDVLRAQPEVTTMFVIGGFSFTGSGPNIATAFVMLKPWEERVGREHSVAGIVERLRGPLGRIGEARVLPFQPPAIRGVGQVGGFQFILEDTSGTGTLDNLGAAVAELVARGNEEGTLRGVFSSFTADSPLLDVEVDRQKAKALGVPIEQIFSTLQLYMGSQYVNDFNYASRTYRVYLQADQQFRDSPSDIGSFYVRSDSGDMIPLESLVKVAPTTSAQVIRHYNLFRSAEINGQGAPGVSSGQALEAMETLAAQHLPPGMTAEWTGISLEQKESGGQTIIIFAMGLVFVFLVLAAQYESFSLPFVVILSVPLAILGALGLQVLRGLANDVFCQVGLVMLVGLASKNAILIVEFAEQLREQGKSALEAAIAAAEVRLRPILMTSIAFLLGVVPLMLATGAGSAARNSLGTAIFGGMLVSTVVNLIFIPGLYVLVQRLRGDARRASADEEETVAPAPSH
- a CDS encoding efflux RND transporter periplasmic adaptor subunit, which produces MKSVWGLALVATVVGCGSPPPPKAPPPPREVEAVTLAPSETRDTGEYLGSLLSRQSVNVLPQVAGYVRRIHVNPGQKVEAGAALLDVDARQESAALESAQAQRSSAQSALELARQTLERTEALYKEGLVSAQELERARSQAQTAEAATRAASAQVSQREVQLQYYVVRAPFAGTVGDVLVRVGDFVGATTPLTSVAQADVLEVSVSVPSTRARALQPNTPLEILDAEGKVLMSSPVFFVAPQADPRTQLVELKAAFRNTVGLRPNELVRTRLVYSTRRALQLPALAVVRQSGQPFAFVVQEKEGKTVVQRRPITLGSLGERNYIVENGLREGDRVAVSSLQSLRDGAPVKVKAAAMPSVVGSSAGNEGGGSTGGAR
- a CDS encoding TolC family protein, producing MPLRLALLVGLFSTAALAQPAAPLPPPTPFQPKVEDPMLAPVPPASRQVASWEEALALLRERSTDLDSAQAGVERAEGRWRQALAALLPNARLSGGVAVDVLHPDNPVLASSGGVLNLPPSENGRTPTAPLGSGTVALTQSLVDVSAWRGLSSAEASQRSAEASLQDVQRRLTLGLARTLVAVVSAERAAELNRLGLRQALERAALVQRTVELGAATQLDLARTRQDVEVARQSLISGDEQLRRAREALGLALGLDQGVGVTQGFQLQGLVVQTQESCAPLKAVNERPDLVAASSQLESARDSRRQATAGYLPTLALTSNALAFTTEPGPGRVLTWNIAAVLSVPIWEGGLRGGLVRERAGIERQAAATLERTRRDVELEVARTRRGVEVAEALVKTAAEGRSLAEQTDQLTRRSFEIGRSGSLELVQSAAALRQAELALALREFELVQARLDAFLTEARCDW
- a CDS encoding MarR family winged helix-turn-helix transcriptional regulator, with amino-acid sequence MLVLKVIDRGGIRSQAAIAEQLVMDAPAVSRMVDRLVEDGLLSRCEGADRRCVRLEVTEAGRKELAVCLSELERLEGEMRRHLTVEEMKTLHQLLEKVHAGVQRADSSEDEEPAT